The Juglans regia cultivar Chandler chromosome 11, Walnut 2.0, whole genome shotgun sequence genome contains the following window.
AAGTTATATAACTGTATTTACTATCTACACTCATTACCGGAAATGTATTCTTAAGAAGAGACACTTGCGACTACTCGGCGGCGACTTTTTTCGCATTTTTACAGCGATTTTAGGACTTTTTACAGTGACTTTTTATATTGGTTGACTGGCAATATAGAAGTGATCATAGCGGatcatataattaattcttAATTTCCATCtacctaaaaaaattaaatatatataaaaattagaaaataaaaaaagaaaaaaagctgtGGACCggaagagtatatatatatatatagtgcgtCCAACGTGGATTCCAATCTGTGGCTGGGTATGCAAAGTGGATTAGACAGAGACTTTctcttgtaattttatattcatgtgtcttaattaattaattaattacatctaATATACAAATGGCTAGCGAATGGCATCTTGGGATCCCAATGTCCTTGtcaataaaataagtcttttatATAGCACCTtcattttgaatctttgattatGCATGCCTAGCTAGCTCTACAGAAGTCGTACATTAAttcaattaatatttgttcCCCAATAACATTTagtttaaattactaaacttgAACCCATAATGCTCTTGCTTGTCACCGCAACATGACCAATTTTGTCGTCTTTAATTACGCTAGTAttgacaaaatttaagataagAACAACattacattacaagaaaaacgaaTATTTATGATGGATTATTTACGATAAGAATGATTATTTGcgacaaaaataaactcattttagtaataaataatcatttttgcaagaaataactagtcacaaataatcaattttcttgtagtgatttctCTGTAGATAACAATTCCGAAACCTTAAACTTTGATTTGTTTAGATTAACACAAGTTTAAACAGAGAGCATTGATCAGACTCATGTTTAAAGAAAGGTTATGATCTCTTAAgaacaggaaaaagaaaattgatcaaGGAATGGAATAGGGGGATAAGAAAAGGTCGGCAATAGGCAATTCTGCATGATGAGTAGATAACAGCCTGAAAAAGAAGTAaagtaaaacagaaaaaagagagaaaaaaagaaaaagaaattagaatttGAAGTTTGGAGGTGATGATCACAAACTTCCCGCGGCCGGCCATGAAacctttttcttaatttgatgttaattaatttttttttgtggtgcTGATGATCTGATTATAATAGTCCTTGTTTTTTGCTCTTTTCACTAAAAGGCAGCTTAGTCGACCATTCGTTTCCAATAATTCAGCAAGCAGTACCAGTACTACTACaaccatatacatatatatatatatatatataaacagtactatatattaattaattcacaCATCGATCGGTAATTGGCCTGCCCTCTTCCTTGTAAGCTAATCTGTCGgattcattaattattataagaaaatgatcAATTCGATCGATGAATCAAATACACCATGTTTCTTCCTAGCTAGCTCATTCccattcctatatatatatatatatatatatatatatatatatataaatatatttctttgtaCGTCTTGGCTTTCCTTTAATGTAACATGAGGCGTCACAATAATTAGTGTAATTACATAAATAGCATGCAGTTGAAATATTGAGGGTCTCTCCTTAATTGTTTGATGAATATATTCCCATCGATCATGGCCCGCGGGTAATTAGAGATCAGCCACTTTTTTCTGTATGATAGTACATTCTACgtagatcatattatatatcctAAATCTAGGTTTACAAGTATACGGGGTCCCTAATTAATTATCGATTCATGagatatatgaataaatcatatatatatatatatatatatacacacacacacttaaccttgcatacatacatatacattacatatatatcatgtgtatatatatgtaagcatgtatgtatctatatatgtgtgtgtgtttttcttGGGCATCCTCTTCTTGCAAGCTGATTTTCAAGGTTTAGCATAACTTATCAAGAACCCCAATTTCcagagagaaaaatattctttcgtatattgatattttcattACATAAACATACAAAGTTGCCTTATGTACAAAAACTAAACTCCACTCTCATTGgctaaaacattaatagaaaGATAACTAAACTTTCTATATGTACACGTgtaaaaacataaagaaagCCTAAATCTTAATTATACTCTCTCTCAagatgaactatatatatatgtttactaGCCATCTTGCCAATAAGATGATTAACCTGATACAAACCAAGTGCCTTAATTAGTTAAAATGTTTGCTATTTGGTTATTGGATTTTACATGAAATAGTTTAATAACTCCAGCTTGTAACTCCTCCCTCACAATGTGACAATCCAACTCAATGTGTTTCGTTCTCTCATGATATATTGGATTCGAAGAAATGTGAATTGCAACTTGAGAATCACAGTACATTAGAGCAGCTTGAGAATGCACATACCAAAATTTGCTAACAGATTGTTCAACCAAGTTATTTCACAAACTGCTGCTGCTATTACTATATACTCTGACTCAGCAGAGGACCTAGAGATGGTATGCTGCTTTTTCGATTTCCAACTAACTAAATTGTCACCCAAGAAGATAGTATATCCAGTCACAGACCTTCTAGTGTCAGGGCATGCTGCCCAATCTGAGTCTGTGTAGATCTTGAGTTGAAAATCTattgaggaagaagagaaaaacaagCCTAAGCCAATTGTGTTTTTTATATACTGAACCACTCTATGAGCTTCTGGCATGTATGGTTTTCTTGGCTTGTGCATAAACTGACTTAACTTCTgaacaaaaaaagtaatatcTGGCCTTGTAATAGTCAAGTAGATCAGTCTCCCAATCAACCTTCTATATTGGGAAGGGTTTGATAATTCATCACCACTGTTGGCACTTAGAATCAGATTTTGTTCCATTAGAGAGCTTGTTGGTTTGCAACCAAGCAAGCCACAATCTTCCATAATTTCTAAGGAGTACTTTCTCTGGCAAAGATGAATTCCTTTACAAGATCTAGTAGCCTCTagatccaaaaaatatttcaagggTTCTAAATCTTTCAACTTAAAATGAGTATTCATATATGCTTTTAAAGCATCCACAGCTGAAACATTATTACTTGCAACTAAAATCTCATCAACATAGACTAAAAGCATGATGACTGAGGTACCTTCTTGTTTGCTGAAAAGTGAATAGTCTGATTTTGATTGAGTAAAACCAGTGGCCATCAAAGTCGAGGAGAATTTTGCAAACCATTGTCTTGAGGCTTGTTTTAAGTCATACAGAGACTTTTTGAGTTTACAAACCAGATTTGACTCCTCCTTGCTATCAAGTCCAGATGACAAAGACATGTAAACCTCTTCTTGAAGATCACCATTCAAGAAAGCAGTATTCACATCCAGTTGAATAATAGGCCAATTCTTGATAGCAGCTATAGGTAAAAAAAATCCTATTGTAAGTTTGGCTACTGGACTGAATGTTTCGTAGTAGTCAAACCCATCCAATTGAGTTTACCCCTTAGCTACCAATCGAGCGTTGCATCTCTCCACACTACCATTAAATCTAAGCTTCAACTTATACACCCATTTATAACCAACTGGGTGTTTGCCATCAGGTGGAGgaaccaaatcccatgtttcattttcttctaaggCTAAGATTTCTGATTGCATAACATCCCTCCATTTAGGATATAAAATGGCTTGAGAATAAGTCTTGAGTTCAATCAGAGTAGAAGTAGTAAGAACAAAAGACTTATGAGAAGTTGACAATCTGTCATAGCTCAGGTATTTATTGAGTGGATGAGAAGTACTCAAGGAACCAGCAGCTTGTTGATCAGAGAAATGGGATGATTGCAAACTAGCATGTTGACAGTGATAGGATTGAAGATATGTGGGAGGATGTCTAGGCCTAGTTGATCTCCTGGGAGGATCAACTTGAGTAGTTGATATAGGAAATGAAATGgcaggatgatgttatgaaacTGAGAGAGGTGCAGAAATGggaatattataatttgaacCAGGAAATGGAATAGAACAATTAGAAGAATTGTTCttagaaagtgaaaaaaaaaaaagagattttgagCAGGAAATGGTGTTGATGAAGAAgtacaaaaaggaaaaacatctCCATGAAATACTACATCTCTAGAAATATAGCAAATTTGAGTTTCTAGGTTTAACAATTTATAACCCTTAACACCAAAGGGATATCCTAGAAAAACAGACTTCATAGCTCTTGGAGAAAATTTAGATCGATTATGAGAGAGTGTTGAACTAAAACACAAACAACCAAACACTTTTAGATGTGAAAAAGAGGAAATTTTGTGATATAAAAGCTCAAAAGGAGTCTTATTCAAAAGAAGAGGACTCAAGGTTCCATTAGTGAGGTAAACAGCTGTAAGTACACCGTCTTCCCAAAAAGAAATAGGAAGTTTAGCATGAAAATGAAGTGACCTTGCCACATTGAGAATATGTTGATGTTTCCTCTCCACAACagaattttgttgtggagtatcAACACAACTCAATTGGTGAAGGACTCCTTTAAAAGCAAAGAAAGCCTTCAAAGCAAACTCAGGTCCATTATCAGACCTAAGTGCTTTAATTTTAacattgaattgagtttctacaTGAATGAATAAAGACTGCAAAAGAGGAGCAGCTTCAGCTTCAGATTTTGATTTCATTAGGTATACCCAAGTAGCTCTAGAGAAGTCATCAACTATTGAAAGAAAATACCTAAATCCATCATTAGTTTGGACTGCCATtggtccccatatatcacaatgcaCCGAATCAAAAGAAGATGCACATTTATTATTACCAATAGGAGAGGGTAAACGTTTTTGTTTAGCAATAGGACAAGTAGTGAATGAATCAAACTTGGAAGTCAAAACAGGAATGTGTTTATGCAAAAGTTGCACTCTAGAAAAAGATGGATGTCCTAATCTAAAGTGTCATAAGGCTACATCAGATTGATCAGAAAAACAactagaggaagaagaataacTGTGAAGAATAGATGAGTTGGGAGCAGTCAACTTGTATAGACCATCTTGCAATTCACTCATACCAATCATCTTCCAATTTGCTAGGTCCTGCAGAAAGCAATTATCTTTAAGAATTAAGCAACAGTTGAGGGTTTGTGTTAATTTGCTGACTAAAAAAagattaaaggaaaaaataggTACACATAAAACATTGGTTAAGGTATGAGTATGACTCAAAATGATATCACCAATATGTGTAATCTCTGCATAGGTACCATTAGGCAGCTTGACTGAATTAGAAACAACAGTAGGCGTGCTAGTTTAAAGACTTGGAGAGTGAACCATATGATCTAAAGCTCCACTATCAATGATCCAAGAATACAAATTGACTGAATTTTCAGCAACACACAAGGTTTTGTGTTTACCTGAAAAATTTGGAACCAATGCCATGTTGACTAAAGGAGTGGCAAGAGATGAAGCTGGTTTCAGCAAGGCTAGTAATTGTTGACATTGCTCCACAGTCAGAGGTAGGTTAGAGAAATTCTCAATGTTCTGAACTGCATTAACAACACTGCCACCTTTGGACTTATCCCTAAACTTATAGTTAGGAGGATAACTATGAAGTTTGTAACATTTGTCAATTGTGTGTCCCACAATACCACAGTGACTGCAGGTGACTTTGCTATGTGTATTTCCCTTAAAATTCCTAAAGGAATTGTCTGTTTTAGCAGCTAAAGCTACTGATTCAACAGAGGAAACAATAGTATTTTTTTGACTAACAAGTTTTTGTTGCTCTTCTTGTATAACGAGAGAAAGCTTTGTTAATAGATGGCAAGGGATCCATCATCAAAATCTGATCCCTTACACTATCAAAAACATATGTAAGTCTCATCAGAAATGTCATCACATAATTTTGATGATGATAAGCAGCAAAAGTCTTGGAAGAATTACATGTGCAACCTCTACAAAGACAGACATGTAAAGGTTGATAATTCAAGAGTTCATCCCAAAGTACCTTTAAAGCTATAAAATAGGTGCTAacatcattttgttcttgacGTAGGGCAGAGATTTCAATTTGCAATTCAAAGGTTGGAGGTCCATTCTCTTGTGAAAATCTCTCCTTCAACTCCAACCACATTGCATGAGAAGAATCAACATAGATGACACTTTGAGCAATCTTTGGTGACAAAGAATTGAGAACCCAAGAAAGAACAATTGTGTCGCATGCATTTACTCCATGGAGAAACAGAGAATCATCCATATCTGGAACTAGAATGGATCCATCAATAAATCCTAATTTATTGCATGCCTTCAAGGAAAGAAACATGGATCGCGACCAGGAATGGTAATTACTATTACTCAACTTCTCACTAACCAAAAGAACATCAAGATGATCAACATTAGTGAGAAAGTAAGGGCTACGTGGAATAGATTCGACATTATCAGCGGAAGAATTGGGAGGAATGTGGGCAGCCGTGATCGACGGGAAATCAAAGAGAAAACctgatttcttttatttctcctGATAccatatcaagaactacaattTTCAGAGAGAATTATTCTTTCGTATATTGATATTCTGTTTACAGAAACATACAAAGTTGCCTTATGTACAAAAACTAAACTCCATTCTCATTGGCTAAATACATTAGTAGAAAGATAACTAAACTTTCTATATGTACACGTGTAAAACATAAAGAAAGCCTAAGTCTTAATATAACTATTCACCATGTTGAGAATGAGACTAGATGTAGCTCGTTGAATATTAGTTCAAATGAATTGGACTTAAGATTGAGTCTCAAAAAGGGAGACCTAAAGATTATATTTAGAAGTCATGAAGATATGAGGCAAGTCGGGGTGACAATTTGTGTTTGTGGGTTGTGTCAAGTCATAGACATTCAACTATATAGGTCAACTCAAATACGATCTATTTAAATAACGGGTTGTGTTGTATCACTTGTATtcccatttaataattaattagaaaggtCAACATGACTCATTTCAACTCGTTTCATGTAAATATGTTGAAATAACTTTCATAacccatttgacctgattaagataattttatatgaaagttagaatttatatttattagtagccacaatatcttaaaaagaaatatgtactaaacaaaaaatatcaatattttttagattttaagttataattaaaccaatattacaaatctaacaataacaaatatgatcATAGGTTCAGAATtacaattttaacaataaaaacataagtgtattaaaaaatactaatattacaactcaacaataataaaattataattttgaaataaaatttaaatggatTATTGCGGGTTAAGCGGGTTGACCCGtttattaatcatgtcttaACGAATCAATCCGTGTTTGTGTTGGGTTCACGAGTCGTGTTAGATATTGACACCCCTAAACGTAGGGTATATAGCTATTAAAGGAATAAAAGAGCttaaacaacaataataactTGAATAGGAGAGAAAATCCTAGGAAAATAGTCAGCCCTAAGAGTTCGTGATATATTACTCAATGTTCAATCAAGCAATTGAGTACATGCAACTAGAGAGTTCTCTAATTGTTTGGTAGATCGGAAAGGCAAATTAATATAAGAACTAGTTGTTAAAGAGTTTTCTAGATCTTCGATGGagcaaaatttttgaattttattatttccatattttatcagtagaataatattattagaatataattttaaataaattaggtTTTATCTAGAGTTTGATTAGGATCAAtgttaaagttttatttatattgaattatatatttgtaaaccTATAAAAAGGCAAAGAGTTCTGCTGCATACTGTCACTTTTGTGTACTCTTTGCGCACAATCTACTAATGTAATTGgccaaattaattattttatattaaaaaaaagtgacgcaACCAATCACATAAGTGaagtacacaaaaaataaacaaaagtgaCTGCACATAGAGCTTTTGAAAGGGAAATATGTGATCATGAAATCAGAAGAAGCTCTCATGCATGTACATGCATGGGGATATTCAATCAAGCGCATGCGCGATGGTATTGAATTTATATGATCCaagtgtacgtacgtaccacATAACTAAGTGTAATCTTAAGTAACCATATTGTATAAAAGCGATTGAATACCCTAGCTTTATCCCTTTGTAAGCAGCTGGATGATTTCCAATTTCCGAAGGTGAGTTAATTAAATATCATGCACTCGATCCATCGAGTAAATTTATATGTACATGAATAGCACTGTTTAACATATATGAAGTGAattttactactcatcatctctacacaccaCAAAGTATCacaatgtttttattattattgtttttttagaagttttttaaaaaaaaatttggttttattcttcttaaacttattgaattcttctattcattatccatataccatacatttggataagaagaaaattaaaaaaattaaaaaaaaatgtggtgtatGGTAtatgggatgatgaatagaatttttcacatgtaattaattattaataagtaGGACGGTCTCGATCCGCGGTGTGCAGGGAGAATAAATATTCGATCCCCgtaatcttttttctttccaattgtTTGAGCCTCTAAACcaaataaatgcatgcatgatcttATACGCCACGATTAGTAAAATCTTCTTCTAACTCTTTTAAGGCAGAGTGCGCAAAACCCATTATCGAATATAATACACAAGATATAGGGTTTCTAGAGCTACTTAAGCAACCGCATAAAGTTTCCTATACATAAGAAGAGAATCAATAgtcgagcgagagagagagagagagagagcgaggcAATTTATCTTTCATGTTCTCGATCCTACCTTCGGAAAGGCAACTTGACGCTTGGACTTAGAAGAGTAAAGAGAGAACAAAGTGAGAAGGCTAAAGGTGAAGGCTAGCCTGGGTTTGTCTGAACTATTTCTTTGAATAGAGTGAAAGATTCCTAGCGCCAGCAAATTCCATTTACCTATCTCGGGATTTTCAAGTTCTTAAATACAAAACCTAATGGAGTCTGCAAAttttcctcatcttcatcagcTCCAAGAACAGTTTGCCGAGTATTTTACTTCAGCAAATCAATCCGGATATAAAGCTTCAATCACCCATGACTGGAACCCAAGCATAGTTTTGTAAGTATCTCTATTTATATAACTTGGAGTACGTAGTTTATCTTctactaaactaattaaatccATGCAATATAAGTAAGAGTAActtaactttatattatatatacacatgagtCTGAGGATTCAAGCTAGCGGTCTTGTTTTCTGATGTATTCATGAGCATATCTATGAAGTATACATGATGTATCTTAGCTAAGAGTACCGATATTAGTAGCCGATCAAAAATAGGGATCGGTAGATCGAAGGAAGATAAGCAATATTATCACTGTAGATcagtttatataatttttcttccgGAGACCAGAAACATTGAGAGTACCTTTTCTTTTGAGCAAAAGATCAAATTATTACTTCTCAATCAAGCTAGTTTTATGCTAGAATATCGATCCCAGGGTTTATATGAATCAAATTAagaccattttcaaaatttaattcacTGGTTTATTCGTATAGCTAGCGGAGATACTTGATTAGAATAGTGTTAGTTTCCTAGGGTTTATGAGTCTCGCGCGCTGACATGGCTTGATTGTTGAACCTGGCCATTGCTGAGTTAGGTGAGAGATTATTCATGGGGACTTTGCATGgtgacataatatatataggtgtgCTGGAGCTAGCTCATTGTTTTTGGCTCTCTGTTTGGTGTGTGCCACGGCAAGAGATTTTTCTCTTTGCCATGCATGGATGTTCAGGGAGATCAGTTAGCTTTGGGTGTATTTGTTTTCCAGGATTTTTGATAGTTTGTAATACTAATTTGTAGTCTCCCTGGCCTAGGTCCACTGTAAATGCAGTAGGTCTAAGGCAGGTAAATCTTTAAGATCTCTTTCATGTTTGTTTTGCTCTCTATTTCGCCTATTTGATTAGTTGAATAACGATATTTCTCTCATGTACTTCGTTATATGACTGTAATGATCATTGCAGAAATGATAGTAACTACAATAGCTATCTGAGTGAGAGCGTCCCTAATTCAAGAGATTTATGGCCAAAGTACTCGGTCGATGAGCCTATTCTTAGATCTTCGGTGAGTCAAGACTTGAGTTTTTGCGATGCAAAAACTACCCAACAATCAGCAAACGAAGAACTGCACCTTgcaaaattcaaagaagagatgCGACCTGCAGCAGGCACTTTCACTAAATTGAGCGAAATTGTATGCGACCTCTCTAATGCAGAAGCATCACATCTGCTAACCCCAAAACATGAACAGCAGTGTTCTTCTGATTTATTTGAGAATATCTGCCTCGGCAACTTCTCCGCTGGTGCTCATATTTCTGGACAACAGCCTAATTCGGCTCGAGATTTGTACTCCAATAGACAGAACTCTGAAAGTTTTGGAGGTGTAGCTGGATCCAACAGATCATATAATTTCAGTCATGTTTTCCCATCCTTTCCACCCTcgtatttttcttcttcattagCTTCAAATTCTCTAGGCTTGAACTTGCAAACATTGGATCTCTTGACGTCCACCAATACTGGTGGGAATTTTAGCCAGCCTTCACACGATATTTTAGGTGTTCGTAAAGGAAGTGTATCT
Protein-coding sequences here:
- the LOC108993521 gene encoding transcription factor bHLH110-like, which encodes MESANFPHLHQLQEQFAEYFTSANQSGYKASITHDWNPSIVLNDSNYNSYLSESVPNSRDLWPKYSVDEPILRSSVSQDLSFCDAKTTQQSANEELHLAKFKEEMRPAAGTFTKLSEIVCDLSNAEASHLLTPKHEQQCSSDLFENICLGNFSAGAHISGQQPNSARDLYSNRQNSESFGGVAGSNRSYNFSHVFPSFPPSYFSSSLASNSLGLNLQTLDLLTSTNTGGNFSQPSHDILGVRKGSVSLSQDHMHELDDSPSNSSNKTTAFMNEVTRAKRPSRSSDQPKESHAEAKKSRSVSRCSCPPLKVRKEKLGDRIAALQKLVAPFGKTDTASVLTEAIGYIQFLHDRVQNLSMPYMRSSRSKPIIRSAMQPGLSKEGYGTDHDQAKPDLRSRGLCLLPKSCASYITGFDDYH